A region of Jannaschia sp. W003 DNA encodes the following proteins:
- a CDS encoding methylenetetrahydrofolate reductase produces MALLNFRRQPAQPEERNAALAAFLQGASIEVMPRTAEKVEDFAALLPAGTRVYVAHIAGTPIEDMVATAARLRAEGMEPMPHFPARIIADRATLLDWVARYRGEADVREALVLAGGVTDPVGDYSDSMQLLGSGAFDGFRRLHVAGHPEGNRDIDPDGGVLTVSNALAWKQAFAERTDATVAIATQFAFEPAPVIEWAQSLHAAGITLPIHIGAAGPAKLQTLIKFAIACGVGPSLRVLQRRAADLTKLVVPFEPTEFLGALAEHKAADPAFGIESVHIFPLGGIKASAEWLRTHSEDPE; encoded by the coding sequence ATGGCGCTTTTGAACTTCCGCCGCCAGCCGGCGCAGCCCGAGGAGCGGAACGCCGCCCTCGCCGCGTTCCTGCAGGGCGCCTCGATCGAGGTGATGCCGCGCACCGCCGAGAAGGTGGAGGACTTCGCGGCCCTGCTGCCCGCGGGCACGCGCGTCTACGTGGCCCACATCGCCGGCACGCCCATCGAGGACATGGTGGCCACCGCGGCCCGCCTGCGCGCCGAGGGCATGGAGCCGATGCCGCACTTCCCGGCCCGCATCATCGCGGACCGCGCGACGCTCCTCGACTGGGTGGCGCGCTACCGGGGCGAGGCGGACGTGCGCGAGGCGCTGGTGCTCGCGGGCGGGGTCACGGACCCGGTGGGCGACTACTCCGATTCCATGCAGCTCCTCGGGTCCGGCGCCTTCGACGGCTTCCGCCGCCTCCACGTGGCCGGCCACCCCGAGGGCAACCGCGACATCGACCCCGACGGCGGCGTGCTGACGGTCTCGAACGCGCTCGCGTGGAAGCAGGCCTTCGCGGAGCGCACGGATGCCACGGTCGCCATCGCCACCCAGTTCGCCTTCGAGCCGGCGCCGGTGATCGAGTGGGCGCAGTCGCTGCACGCGGCCGGCATCACGCTGCCGATCCACATCGGCGCGGCCGGCCCTGCGAAGCTTCAGACGCTCATCAAGTTCGCGATCGCCTGCGGCGTCGGCCCCTCCCTGCGCGTGCTCCAGCGCCGCGCGGCCGATCTGACGAAGCTGGTGGTGCCCTTCGAGCCGACCGAGTTCCTAGGCGCGCTGGCCGAGCACAAGGCGGCCGACCCCGCCTTCGGGATCGAGAGCGTCCACATCTTCCCGCTGGGCGGGATCAAGGCGTCGGCCGAGTGGCTGCGCACCCATTCCGAGGATCCCGAATGA
- a CDS encoding virulence factor, with protein MGRITVVYWRDIPAQVIAGSGRRAAKVPLPERFEQAIDRAAMRSGAAGTDDYLAEWRKVPEGEAEGDDRAAAEARAAALESEWPDSRLRAAAMAGGREES; from the coding sequence ATGGGCAGGATCACGGTCGTCTACTGGCGGGACATCCCCGCGCAGGTCATCGCGGGCTCGGGCCGGCGCGCGGCCAAGGTGCCGCTGCCCGAGCGCTTCGAGCAGGCCATCGACCGCGCCGCGATGCGCTCCGGCGCCGCCGGCACGGACGACTACCTCGCCGAATGGCGCAAGGTGCCCGAGGGCGAGGCCGAAGGCGACGACCGCGCCGCCGCCGAGGCCCGCGCCGCTGCCCTCGAATCGGAATGGCCCGACAGTCGCCTGCGCGCGGCGGCGATGGCGGGCGGGCGCGAGGAGAGCTGA
- a CDS encoding Ppx/GppA phosphatase family protein: MPPEHPDRRTLRGEVPHRAALVRPQADARPDPAELYAALDLGTNSCRMLIAQPKGNQLHVVDSFHKSVQLGNGLEQSGRLSRSSMARTVGALKICRRKLETHEVSRMRLVATEACRRAVNAAEFIALVAREAELDLEIIEPEEEARLAVVSCAPLVSQKAEQVMVVDIGGGSTELVWIDLTRVAPLEKARAIMRLHAGFAGKEDDPFPRARVVDWISIPLGVATLKDQFRDVTDDAARFALMSWHFEECLAEFSPYADAEGHIDPGFQIIGTSGTVTTVAATHLNLRRYDRNKVDGLRMTGAQIDRVIRGYLAQGPEGRRNDPRIGRDRHSLIMSGAAILQALLRVWPTDRLSVADRGLREGLLYAQMTADGVLEDGPF; the protein is encoded by the coding sequence ATGCCCCCCGAACATCCGGACCGGCGCACCCTGCGCGGCGAGGTCCCGCACCGTGCCGCGCTCGTGCGACCGCAGGCCGACGCGCGCCCCGATCCGGCCGAGCTGTATGCGGCGCTCGACCTCGGCACCAACTCGTGCCGGATGCTGATCGCGCAGCCCAAGGGCAACCAGCTCCACGTCGTCGACAGCTTCCACAAGTCGGTCCAGCTCGGCAACGGGCTGGAGCAGTCGGGCCGCCTCAGCCGCTCGTCGATGGCCCGCACCGTCGGCGCGCTCAAGATCTGCCGCCGCAAGCTGGAGACTCACGAGGTCTCGCGCATGCGTCTCGTCGCCACCGAGGCCTGCCGCCGCGCCGTGAACGCCGCCGAGTTCATCGCGCTGGTGGCGCGCGAGGCGGAGCTGGACCTCGAGATCATTGAGCCCGAGGAGGAGGCGCGCCTCGCCGTGGTCTCCTGCGCGCCTCTCGTCAGCCAGAAGGCCGAGCAGGTCATGGTGGTCGACATCGGCGGCGGCTCCACGGAGCTGGTCTGGATCGACCTCACCCGCGTGGCCCCCTTGGAAAAGGCGCGCGCGATCATGCGCCTCCACGCCGGCTTCGCGGGCAAGGAGGACGACCCGTTCCCCCGCGCGCGTGTGGTGGACTGGATCTCGATCCCCCTCGGCGTCGCCACCCTCAAGGACCAGTTCCGCGACGTGACCGACGACGCGGCCCGCTTCGCTCTCATGTCCTGGCACTTCGAGGAATGCCTCGCCGAGTTCTCGCCCTACGCCGACGCGGAAGGCCACATCGACCCCGGCTTCCAGATCATCGGCACCTCGGGCACCGTCACCACCGTGGCCGCCACCCACCTCAACCTGCGCCGCTACGACCGCAACAAGGTGGACGGCCTGCGCATGACCGGCGCGCAGATCGACCGCGTGATCCGCGGCTACCTCGCGCAAGGTCCAGAGGGGCGGCGCAACGACCCCCGCATCGGCCGCGACCGGCACTCCCTCATCATGTCGGGCGCCGCCATCCTCCAGGCCCTCCTGCGCGTCTGGCCCACGGACCGCCTTTCCGTCGCCGACCGCGGCCTGCGCGAGGGTCTGCTCTACGCCCAGATGACCGCCGACGGCGTCCTGGAGGACGGCCCCTTCTGA
- a CDS encoding RlmE family RNA methyltransferase: protein MAKTPNTSGRGRRDLRVRVKTARGRTMSSKLWLERQLNDPYVQRARAEGFRGRAAFKIMELDDRFGFLKPGARVVDLGCAPGGWLQVAVPRINALGTGKGPQGRIVGLDLQEVEPVPGAEIHVLDFLSEGADEQVKAWLDGPADVVMSDMAAASSGHRQTDHLRIVALCEAAAELAFDVLRPGGTFVAKVLAGGAEQGLQAELKRRFSKVANVKPGASRADSAEKFVVAQGFRGAADDEADD from the coding sequence ATGGCGAAGACCCCCAACACCTCCGGCCGCGGCCGCCGGGACCTGCGCGTGCGCGTCAAGACCGCGCGCGGGCGCACCATGTCCTCGAAGCTCTGGCTGGAGCGGCAGCTCAACGATCCTTACGTCCAGCGCGCCCGCGCCGAGGGCTTCCGGGGCCGCGCCGCCTTCAAGATCATGGAGCTCGACGACCGCTTCGGCTTCCTGAAGCCCGGCGCCCGCGTGGTCGACCTCGGCTGCGCGCCGGGCGGCTGGCTGCAGGTCGCCGTGCCCCGCATCAACGCGCTCGGCACGGGCAAGGGGCCGCAGGGCCGCATCGTTGGCCTCGACCTGCAGGAGGTCGAGCCTGTGCCGGGCGCCGAGATCCACGTGCTCGACTTCCTCTCCGAGGGCGCTGACGAGCAGGTGAAGGCGTGGCTCGACGGGCCCGCCGACGTGGTCATGTCGGACATGGCCGCCGCGTCGTCGGGCCACCGCCAGACCGACCACCTGCGGATCGTGGCGCTCTGCGAGGCCGCCGCCGAGCTGGCCTTCGACGTGCTGCGCCCTGGCGGCACCTTCGTGGCCAAGGTGCTGGCGGGGGGCGCGGAGCAGGGGCTTCAGGCCGAGCTGAAGCGGCGGTTCAGCAAGGTGGCGAACGTGAAGCCCGGCGCCAGCCGCGCCGACTCGGCCGAGAAGTTCGTGGTCGCCCAGGGCTTCCGCGGCGCCGCGGACGACGAGGCGGACGACTGA
- a CDS encoding aromatic ring-hydroxylating dioxygenase subunit alpha: MADISELDAVRRPIERARGLANRHYADPETCRADDAALLLGGWAGLAVASQVPCPGDARPIDFAGVPLLLLRDREGAVRVFQNVCRHRGMILVAEPRRIEGAIRCPYHSWCYATDGRLVATPHVGGPGRNSDRAVDRAGLGLIEVRSHVWRDVVFVDLGGAAPPFGTVHAAAVARWAELDAALHHDGRDFVLEVACDWKLAVENYCESYHLPWVHPGLNAYSRLEDHYPIMGENHAGQGTTVYRQLREGRARMPDFPGLSNRWNTAAEYVAVFPNVLLGVHRDHAFAIVLRPMGHARTAEHVHFFHAAPAPDPGLADRNAAQWRAVFEEDVFVVEGMQRGRAAPGFDGGRFSPAMDGPTHAFHAWVADRLAG; this comes from the coding sequence ATGGCGGACATCTCGGAACTGGATGCGGTCCGCCGCCCGATCGAGCGGGCCCGGGGCCTCGCGAACCGGCACTACGCGGACCCCGAGACCTGCCGCGCGGACGACGCCGCCCTGCTCCTCGGCGGCTGGGCGGGCCTCGCCGTGGCGTCCCAGGTGCCCTGCCCCGGCGACGCGCGGCCCATCGACTTCGCCGGCGTTCCGCTGCTGCTCCTGCGCGACCGGGAGGGCGCGGTGCGGGTGTTCCAGAACGTCTGCCGCCACCGCGGCATGATCCTCGTGGCCGAGCCGCGGCGCATCGAGGGCGCGATCCGCTGCCCCTACCACTCCTGGTGCTACGCCACCGACGGACGGCTGGTCGCGACGCCGCACGTGGGCGGCCCTGGCCGCAACAGCGACCGAGCCGTGGACCGCGCGGGCTTGGGCCTGATCGAGGTCCGCTCCCACGTCTGGCGCGACGTGGTGTTCGTAGACCTCGGCGGCGCGGCGCCCCCGTTCGGAACGGTGCACGCGGCGGCGGTCGCGCGCTGGGCCGAGCTGGACGCGGCCCTGCACCACGACGGGCGCGACTTCGTGCTGGAGGTGGCTTGCGACTGGAAGCTCGCGGTCGAGAACTACTGCGAGAGCTACCACCTGCCCTGGGTGCATCCCGGGCTGAACGCGTACTCCCGGCTGGAGGACCACTACCCGATCATGGGCGAGAACCATGCGGGACAGGGGACGACCGTGTACCGGCAGCTCCGCGAGGGGCGCGCGCGGATGCCCGACTTTCCCGGCCTCTCCAATCGCTGGAACACGGCGGCCGAGTACGTGGCGGTGTTTCCCAACGTCCTCTTGGGCGTGCACCGCGACCACGCCTTCGCGATCGTGCTGCGCCCGATGGGTCATGCGCGGACCGCGGAGCACGTGCACTTCTTCCACGCCGCGCCGGCGCCCGATCCGGGGCTGGCGGACCGGAACGCGGCGCAGTGGCGCGCGGTGTTCGAGGAGGACGTGTTCGTGGTCGAGGGCATGCAGCGGGGCCGCGCCGCCCCGGGCTTCGACGGCGGCCGCTTCAGCCCCGCGATGGACGGCCCCACCCACGCGTTCCACGCCTGGGTGGCGGACCGGCTGGCCGGGTGA
- the ilvN gene encoding acetolactate synthase small subunit: MSALRLKKGSTSHSAYNLRPNFSDVQERHTLAVLVDNEAGVLARVIGLFSGRGYNIESLTVAEVDHEGHTSRITVVTVGTPQVIEQIKAQLGRIVPVHEVHDLTVEGPVVERELALFKVQGTGDKRIEALRLAEIFRANVVDSTLDSFVFEITGDVGKIDAFADLMRPIGLVEMARTGVAALGRGSE; the protein is encoded by the coding sequence ATGTCCGCACTGCGCCTGAAGAAGGGCTCGACCAGCCACTCGGCCTACAACCTGCGCCCGAACTTCTCGGACGTGCAGGAGCGGCACACCCTCGCGGTGCTCGTGGACAACGAGGCCGGCGTGCTCGCGCGGGTGATCGGGCTGTTCTCGGGGCGGGGCTACAACATCGAGAGCCTCACCGTGGCCGAGGTGGACCACGAGGGGCACACCAGCCGCATCACCGTGGTCACCGTCGGCACGCCGCAGGTGATCGAGCAGATCAAGGCGCAGCTCGGCCGCATCGTGCCCGTGCACGAGGTGCACGACCTCACGGTCGAGGGCCCGGTGGTGGAGCGCGAACTGGCGCTGTTCAAGGTGCAGGGCACCGGCGACAAGCGCATCGAGGCGCTGCGGCTGGCCGAGATCTTCCGCGCCAACGTCGTGGACTCGACGCTCGACAGCTTCGTGTTCGAGATCACCGGCGACGTGGGCAAGATCGACGCCTTCGCCGACCTGATGCGCCCCATCGGGCTGGTGGAGATGGCCCGCACAGGCGTGGCGGCGCTGGGCCGCGGCTCGGAGTAG
- a CDS encoding acetolactate synthase 3 large subunit has product MTTKQMTGAQMVVRALKDQGVDRVFGYPGGAVLPIYDELFQQNDIRHLLVRHEQAAVHAAEGYARSTGKIGVALVTSGPGATNAVTGLTDALMDSIPIVVLSGQVPTFMIGSDAFQEADTVGITRPCTKHNWLVKETDRLAPVLHEAFHVARSGRPGPVLVDIPKDVQFASGAYVGPKQTEVSHYQPKLKGDPEAIEQMVAMIETAERPVFYTGGGVINSGPAASQLLRELVEATGFPITSTLMGLGAYPASGRHWLGMLGMHGLYEANMAMHGCDLMLNIGARFDDRITGRIDAFSPRSRKVHVDIDPSSINKVVKADVPILGDVGHVLEDVLRVWKARGRKVNRAALQSWTAQVEQWREVRCLDFEQSEQTIKPQHAMRRLEALTKDHPARYITTEVGQHQMWAAQYLGFEAPNRWMTSGGLGTMGYGFPASIGVQVAHPEALVINVAGEASWLMNMQEMGTAMQYRLPVKQFILNNERLGMVRQWQELLHGERYSQSWSEALPDFVKLAEAFGAKGIRVSDPADLDEAIREMLAHDGPVVVDCLVEKHENCFPMIPSGKAHNEMLMANAETQGAITSVGAVLV; this is encoded by the coding sequence ATGACCACCAAGCAGATGACCGGCGCGCAGATGGTCGTGCGCGCGCTGAAGGACCAGGGCGTGGACCGCGTCTTCGGGTATCCCGGCGGCGCGGTGCTGCCGATCTACGACGAGCTGTTCCAGCAGAACGACATCCGCCACCTCCTCGTGCGCCACGAGCAGGCGGCCGTCCATGCGGCCGAGGGCTACGCGCGCTCCACCGGCAAGATCGGCGTGGCGCTCGTCACCTCCGGCCCCGGCGCGACGAACGCGGTGACGGGCCTGACGGACGCCCTGATGGACTCGATCCCAATCGTGGTGCTGTCGGGCCAGGTGCCGACCTTCATGATCGGCTCCGACGCCTTCCAGGAGGCGGACACCGTGGGCATCACCCGGCCCTGCACCAAGCACAACTGGCTGGTGAAGGAGACCGACCGCCTGGCGCCCGTGCTGCACGAGGCGTTCCACGTCGCGCGCTCGGGCCGTCCCGGCCCGGTGCTGGTGGACATCCCCAAGGACGTGCAGTTCGCGTCGGGCGCCTACGTCGGCCCGAAACAGACCGAGGTCTCGCACTACCAGCCGAAGCTCAAGGGCGACCCCGAGGCCATCGAGCAGATGGTGGCCATGATCGAGACCGCCGAGCGGCCCGTGTTCTACACCGGCGGCGGCGTCATCAACTCCGGCCCGGCCGCGAGCCAGCTCCTGCGCGAGCTGGTGGAGGCGACGGGCTTCCCGATCACGTCGACGCTGATGGGGCTGGGCGCCTACCCCGCCTCGGGCCGGCACTGGCTGGGGATGCTGGGGATGCACGGCCTCTACGAGGCCAACATGGCGATGCACGGCTGCGACCTGATGCTGAACATCGGCGCGCGCTTCGACGACCGGATCACCGGGCGGATCGACGCGTTCAGCCCCCGCTCGCGCAAGGTCCACGTCGACATCGACCCCTCGTCGATCAACAAGGTCGTGAAGGCGGACGTGCCCATCCTGGGCGACGTGGGCCACGTGCTGGAGGACGTGCTGCGGGTCTGGAAGGCGCGGGGCCGCAAGGTGAACCGCGCCGCGCTGCAGTCGTGGACCGCGCAGGTGGAGCAGTGGCGCGAGGTCCGCTGCCTCGACTTCGAGCAGTCCGAGCAGACCATCAAGCCGCAGCACGCCATGCGGCGGCTCGAGGCGCTGACCAAGGACCACCCGGCCCGCTACATCACCACCGAGGTGGGGCAGCACCAGATGTGGGCGGCGCAGTACCTCGGCTTCGAGGCGCCGAACCGCTGGATGACGTCGGGGGGTCTCGGGACGATGGGCTACGGCTTCCCCGCCTCGATCGGCGTGCAGGTGGCGCACCCCGAGGCGCTGGTCATCAACGTGGCCGGCGAGGCGTCGTGGCTGATGAACATGCAGGAGATGGGCACGGCCATGCAGTACCGCCTGCCCGTGAAGCAGTTCATCCTCAACAACGAGCGGCTGGGCATGGTGCGCCAGTGGCAGGAGCTCCTGCACGGCGAGCGCTACTCGCAGTCGTGGTCCGAGGCGCTGCCCGACTTCGTGAAGCTGGCCGAGGCGTTCGGCGCCAAGGGTATCCGGGTCTCGGACCCGGCCGACCTCGACGAGGCGATCCGCGAGATGCTGGCGCACGACGGCCCCGTGGTCGTGGACTGCCTGGTGGAGAAGCACGAGAACTGCTTCCCGATGATCCCGTCGGGCAAGGCCCACAACGAGATGCTGATGGCCAACGCGGAGACGCAAGGCGCCATCACCTCCGTGGGCGCGGTGCTGGTCTAG
- a CDS encoding CatB-related O-acetyltransferase produces MTRPRLVTPDDVETLRERHRIRIFPAPDGPVRMRGTDARFEASTQHPPEGMMPLGAYSYSASLAPGIASVGRYCSIGRGLRVMGYGHPAAWASTSPVFYKPRRFRIMTGAAPGPMPDFAEDPAPAVIGNDVWVADDVTLSGGVRVGDGAVLAFGAVVTRDVPPYAVVGGVPARVIRMRWDAATCARAAALAWWRFDAPGLQRLPVEDPEAFLDAVEAGQDDLAALPERRMTLAEALAT; encoded by the coding sequence GTGACCCGCCCCCGCCTCGTGACGCCGGACGACGTGGAGACGCTGCGCGAGCGGCACCGCATCCGCATCTTCCCCGCCCCGGACGGCCCCGTGCGGATGCGCGGCACCGATGCGCGGTTCGAGGCCTCCACCCAGCACCCGCCCGAGGGGATGATGCCGTTGGGCGCCTACAGCTACTCGGCCAGCCTCGCTCCCGGCATCGCCAGCGTGGGTCGCTACTGCTCGATCGGCCGGGGCCTGCGGGTCATGGGATACGGCCACCCCGCCGCGTGGGCCTCGACCAGCCCGGTGTTCTACAAGCCCCGCCGCTTCCGCATTATGACGGGCGCGGCCCCCGGCCCGATGCCGGACTTCGCGGAGGACCCCGCGCCCGCCGTGATCGGCAACGACGTATGGGTCGCGGACGACGTGACGCTGTCGGGGGGCGTGCGCGTCGGCGACGGGGCGGTGCTGGCCTTCGGCGCGGTGGTGACGCGGGACGTGCCGCCCTACGCGGTGGTCGGCGGCGTGCCGGCGCGGGTGATCCGGATGCGCTGGGACGCGGCCACCTGCGCGCGCGCCGCCGCGCTCGCGTGGTGGCGTTTCGACGCACCGGGCCTCCAGCGCCTGCCGGTGGAGGACCCGGAGGCCTTCCTCGACGCGGTGGAGGCGGGGCAGGACGACCTCGCGGCCCTGCCGGAGCGGCGCATGACGCTGGCGGAGGCGCTTGCCACGTAA
- a CDS encoding GNAT family N-acetyltransferase encodes MAAGLAGVILRVLDAGNADRLLGAAVFDEPVDDAQLQAFAEDPNSLLVFAEEAEAVVGFASGTVLLHPDKPPILFVNEVGTLPAHRRRGIGAQLVRRLLAEARFRGVTQAWLATEEHNEAARGLYRAIGARETGGLVMYDWGLEHP; translated from the coding sequence GTGGCTGCCGGGCTTGCTGGGGTGATCCTGCGGGTGCTGGACGCCGGAAACGCGGACCGGCTGCTCGGCGCGGCGGTGTTCGACGAGCCGGTCGACGACGCGCAGTTGCAGGCCTTCGCGGAGGATCCGAACAGCTTGCTGGTGTTCGCCGAGGAGGCGGAGGCGGTGGTCGGCTTCGCGTCGGGCACCGTGCTCCTGCATCCCGACAAGCCGCCGATCCTGTTCGTGAACGAGGTGGGTACCCTGCCCGCCCATCGCCGCCGGGGCATCGGAGCGCAGCTCGTGCGGCGTCTGCTGGCCGAGGCCCGCTTCCGCGGGGTGACGCAAGCGTGGCTGGCGACCGAGGAGCACAACGAGGCGGCGCGCGGCCTCTACCGCGCGATCGGCGCGCGCGAGACCGGCGGGCTGGTGATGTACGACTGGGGGCTCGAGCACCCGTGA
- a CDS encoding TRAP transporter large permease translates to MDVFTTSLWLSGLLLVLVLIGVRVAFAAAFIGFLGLCLFFMQKQGFDRGLVTAMKLAGQIPHSKSTTYALSLIPTFILIGYLAYYAGLTRYLFEAAKRWIGWTPGGLGVATVFATAGFAAVSGASVATSAVFARIAIPEMLREGYDKRFAAGVVAAGGTLASLIPPSAILVIYAIIVEQSVGKLLLAGFLPGMVSALIYAALVIGLAKLNPKLGPPIGGFTWRERFASLPGAMPILLVVFIIVYSIYFGWATPTEAGALGAGVVLAMAVWRGMRWGQLKGALMEAAKLTVMIFAMIWGVLIFVRYLGFAKLPSTFAAFIAGLDYPPYAILLVILLAYVVLGMFMDAIGMLILTLPVTYPAVIALNGATGDEVGSLGMTETEVAIWFGIIVVKMAELCLITPPIGLNCFVVAGVAQDAKMDISVQDVFRGASPFFVADVVTVAVLIAFPGIVLWLPGLLG, encoded by the coding sequence GTGGACGTGTTCACGACCTCGCTGTGGCTCTCGGGGCTGCTGCTGGTGCTCGTGCTGATCGGGGTGCGGGTGGCCTTCGCCGCGGCGTTCATCGGGTTCCTCGGGCTCTGCCTGTTCTTCATGCAGAAGCAGGGCTTCGACCGGGGGCTGGTCACGGCAATGAAGCTGGCGGGGCAGATCCCGCACTCGAAGTCGACCACCTACGCGCTGTCGCTGATCCCCACGTTCATCCTGATCGGCTACCTCGCCTACTACGCGGGACTGACGCGCTACCTGTTCGAGGCGGCCAAGCGCTGGATCGGCTGGACGCCGGGGGGCCTCGGGGTGGCCACCGTGTTCGCAACGGCGGGCTTCGCCGCCGTGTCGGGCGCCTCCGTGGCGACCTCAGCGGTGTTCGCGCGCATCGCCATCCCCGAGATGCTGCGCGAGGGCTACGACAAGCGCTTCGCCGCCGGCGTGGTGGCGGCGGGGGGCACGCTGGCCTCGCTGATCCCGCCCTCCGCGATCCTCGTGATCTACGCGATCATCGTGGAGCAGTCGGTGGGCAAGCTGCTGCTGGCGGGCTTCCTGCCTGGCATGGTCTCGGCGCTGATCTACGCCGCGCTCGTGATCGGGCTGGCGAAGCTGAACCCGAAGCTCGGGCCGCCCATCGGCGGCTTCACCTGGCGCGAGCGCTTCGCCTCGCTGCCCGGCGCGATGCCGATCCTCCTGGTCGTCTTCATCATCGTCTACTCGATCTACTTCGGCTGGGCGACGCCCACCGAGGCGGGCGCTCTGGGCGCGGGCGTGGTGCTGGCGATGGCCGTGTGGCGGGGCATGCGGTGGGGCCAGCTCAAGGGCGCGCTGATGGAGGCGGCGAAGCTCACGGTCATGATCTTCGCGATGATCTGGGGCGTGCTGATCTTCGTGCGCTACCTCGGCTTCGCCAAGCTGCCTTCGACCTTCGCGGCCTTCATCGCCGGGCTGGACTATCCGCCCTACGCGATCCTCCTCGTGATCCTGCTGGCCTACGTGGTGCTGGGCATGTTCATGGACGCGATCGGGATGCTGATCCTCACCCTGCCCGTGACCTACCCCGCCGTCATCGCCTTGAACGGGGCCACGGGCGACGAGGTGGGCAGTCTCGGCATGACCGAGACCGAGGTGGCGATCTGGTTCGGCATCATCGTGGTGAAGATGGCGGAGCTGTGTCTCATCACGCCGCCCATCGGGCTGAACTGCTTCGTGGTGGCGGGCGTCGCGCAGGACGCGAAGATGGATATCTCGGTGCAGGACGTGTTCCGCGGCGCCTCGCCGTTCTTCGTGGCCGACGTGGTGACGGTGGCCGTGCTCATCGCCTTCCCAGGAATCGTGCTGTGGCTGCCGGGCTTGCTGGGGTGA
- a CDS encoding TRAP transporter small permease subunit, producing MSTPSNVREDTTRLSRIDRAVLRVEAALNLGSGVVIFALVLLAIANVLLRKLANMPVPGYIDWTEQFMAVFAFLGLAYVQREGGHIRMDLLVGSLKGRILWLFEFVSVLFMLVVVAALVYGTWFHFARSFDWNAPNFSTDSSIDIALPLWPSKLAVPVAFALLFLRLLLQLWAYGRALRTGAAEPVAVPLPEDPAEQASKEAHAVEGAD from the coding sequence ATGTCCACCCCGTCCAACGTGCGCGAGGATACCACGCGCCTGTCGCGCATCGACCGCGCGGTGCTGCGCGTGGAGGCCGCGCTGAACCTCGGCTCGGGCGTGGTGATCTTCGCGCTGGTGCTGCTGGCCATCGCCAACGTGCTCCTGCGCAAGCTCGCGAACATGCCGGTGCCCGGCTACATCGACTGGACCGAGCAGTTCATGGCCGTGTTCGCGTTCCTCGGGCTCGCCTACGTGCAGCGCGAGGGGGGGCACATCCGCATGGATCTCCTGGTGGGGAGCCTCAAGGGGCGGATCCTGTGGCTGTTCGAGTTCGTCTCCGTCCTGTTCATGCTCGTCGTCGTGGCGGCGCTGGTCTACGGGACGTGGTTCCACTTCGCGCGCTCGTTCGACTGGAACGCGCCGAACTTCTCGACCGATTCCTCGATCGACATCGCGCTGCCACTGTGGCCCTCGAAGCTGGCCGTTCCGGTCGCCTTCGCGCTGCTGTTCCTGCGGCTGCTCCTGCAGCTCTGGGCCTACGGGCGGGCGCTGCGCACGGGCGCGGCGGAGCCGGTCGCCGTTCCGCTGCCCGAGGACCCGGCGGAGCAGGCCTCCAAGGAGGCCCACGCCGTCGAGGGGGCGGACTGA